The Trypanosoma brucei brucei TREU927 chromosome 2, complete sequence genome has a window encoding:
- a CDS encoding beta-ketoacyl synthase family protein, putative: MAFGTFPPQVRRRVVVTGLGAVTPLGVGAQSTWSALCEGKSATRALREAPFFFPSSIDSDRRLTTEEKGKRREELLAAMPCQVAAPVIGELVSTTDLPNFAPTSRETRATRFALHAVREALIHAKLIGTDVFCALPSGAVAHPNEAASDNSKRSSAPERRIASSCSAERIGVNLGVGMPSLVDVCDAAYNLFADPAQIRYNSISPLFVPKILGNMLTGLVAMTYNVHGPVGSSVGACATGGHCIGESASWIQQGRADVVICGSAEACITPVAIAGFSRMRALCTKYNNRPQEASRPFDKDRAGFIMGEGAGVLVLESLEHARERGAHIIAELRGFGTSSDAHDVAAPRPDGYGAKLCLRSALRDGGDVPAACVAYVNAHATGTIGDDLELHAIEAVLNGTDGSDNKSAIIRNSPLLVSSVKGGIGHLLGAAGSVEAAVAVMALHEQRAPPNVNLHVPSFPASGAIQLVQGTTACAFKGEAVLSTSFGFGGMSTALLFTQF; this comes from the coding sequence ATGGCATTTGGAACGTTCCCCCCACAAGTGCGCCGCCGTGTGGTTGTTACGGGTCTCGGAGCCGTCACGCCGTTAGGTGTCGGCGCTCAGTCCACATGGTCTGCTTTGTGCGAGGGAAAGTCAGCAACACGCGCGTTGCGAGAAgcaccatttttctttccctcttccattGATTCTGACAGGCGTCTCAcaacggaagaaaaaggaaagcgacGCGAGGAATTGCTTGCTGCCATGCCGTGTCAGGTCGCTGCCCCCGTTATCGGAGAGTTGGTGTCAACAACCGACCTGCCTAACTTTGCACCCACTTCCCGTGAGACGCGGGCTACACGATTTGCACTGCATGCTGTGCGAGAGGCACTTATTCACGCCAAACTCATTGGTACAGACGTATTTTGTGCTTTACCTTCGGGGGCCGTCGCCCATCCAAATGAGGCAGCTTCAGATAACTCTAAACGGTCGTCTGCTCCGGAGAGGCGGATCGCTTCATCATGTTCCGCGGAGCGCATTGGTGTGAATTTGGGCGTGGGTATGCCTTCGCTCGTTGATGTGTGCGACGCCGCGTATAATCTATTTGCAGATCCCGCACAGATACGTTACAACAGCATCAGCCCCCTTTTCGTCCCGAAGATCCTCGGTAATATGCTGACAGGACTCGTTGCGATGACGTACAATGTCCATGGACCAGTTGGTAGTTCCGTGGGCGCATGTGCCACTGGAGGCCATTGTATTGGTGAATCGGCAAGCTGGATACAACAGGGACGTGCTGATGTTGTCATTTGTGGGTCTGCTGAAGCGTGTATTACTCCCGTTGCCATCGCCGGTTTCTCACGCATGCGGGCGTTGTGCACCAAGTACAATAACCGTCCACAGGAGGCGTCTCGTCCTTTCGACAAAGATCGCGCAGGTTTCATTATGGGTGAAGGTGCTGGTGTTTTGGTCTTGGAGTCATTGGAACACGCACGGGAACGGGGTGCTCACATAATTGCTGAGTTACGCGGATTTGGTACCTCCTCCGATGCACATGATGTTGCTGCACCGCGTCCTGATGGTTACGGGGCAAAGCTGTGCCTCCGCTCCGCCTTACGTGACGGTGGTGATGTTCCTGCTGCATGTGTTGCTTATGTCAATGCACACGCTACGGGAACAATTGGAGACGACTTGGAGCTCCATGCAATTGAAGCTGTTCTAAACGGTACCGATGGCAGCGATAATAAATCCGCTATTATTCGCAACTCACCGCTGTTGGTGAGCAGCGTGAAGGGCGGTATTGGTCACTTGTTGGGAGCTGCGGGAAGTGTCGAAGCGGCAGTGGCTGTTATGGCACTTCATGAGCAGCGGGCTCCACCAAATGTTAACCTCCACGTCCCATCATTTCCGGCATCCGGCGCCATTCAACTCGTGCAGGGGACCACCGCCTGTGCATTTAAGGGAGAAGCAGTTCTCTCAACCAGTTTTGGGTTTGGCGGCATGAGTACTGCGCTACTCTTCACACAGTTTTGA
- a CDS encoding minichromosome maintenance (MCM) complex subunit, putative has product MLSNRTLTEEQTLIRRHFIDFFESERYEEKYHQLVQEMMAASGSRLLLDMGDLLDFTPTATGFDTTAGLGLNQSASLGACIIREPGKYVPLLELALHDVVLRQQPEYLKVDYRSRAVHVGFEGPVGTVRSPRELYAQHLNTMVALEGIITRQSSNRPRVLETVHYCPETNKFSRKEFRDQLTPMIDSRHLPTVNVMPKTDMEGNVLRTELGLSTFMDSQCAILQEAPERAPTGQLPRTVELRFDDDLVDIVKPGDRVTLVGVYMAYTTSDNKSFQSIVLVNHVIPVQAFTMYRRVPSIEEKLFAFAAKCTQTDGPAGVLNSLSMAVAPTIYGMTNERKAVLLLMVGGVERVAHQSHVRGDINVLLVGEPSTAKSQLLRFVLGVAPLALSTTGKGSSGVGLTAAVSIDAYTGERSLSAGAMVLADRGILCIDEFDKMSAQDRVAMHEAMEQQTVTIAKAGIHASLNARCSVLAAANPIYGFYSVHHRLAFNVGLPESLLSRFDLTFIVLDKHSSEHNRRIGRHILRNHMTAEPVEIDQNITKTVVDSVDSVWAQSGRQGGGAGGGLDFRMTTTSSGETIVGVDFLRAYVQLAKLGRPTLTEASQQLVSQHYVQLRAEQQEGSKDGFFVTARTLEAIVRLATANAKLRLSSTVDEDDVKSAMELLRASVHAATAASQQRAEDNKATAMEKRQGAKRSAEGLTNGAGVDIISGAGNTRRQRQEVEETAAGAVASPAEEMALTTAESSKEITLSRVSNMLRLIQRQDRQPAVRLSDVHARLGGSLSMEELRQAVSELQGDSFVYEAIGEDEWVQFI; this is encoded by the coding sequence ATGCTTAGCAACAGGACCCTCACGGAGGAGCAGACGCTCATTAGGCGTCATTTCATTGATTTCTTTGAAAGTGAGCGGTATGAGGAAAAATATCATCAACTTGTACAAGAGATGATGGCGGCGTCGGGATCCCGCTTATTACTCGATATGGGTGACCTGCTGGACTTCACACCCACGGCAACCGGTTTCGACACTACAGCCGGCTTAGGGCTAAATCAGAGCGCTTCTCTCGGCGCTTGTATTATACGTGAGCCTGGAAAATATGTTCCGCTTCTAGAGCTTGCCCTGCATGATGTAGTGCTAAGGCAGCAGCCGGAGTATTTGAAGGTGGATTACCGTTCACGTGCCGTCCATGTTGGCTTCGAGGGGCCTGTTGGTACCGTGCGTTCGCCCCGTGAGTTGTACGCGCAGCACCTCAACACAATGGTGGCTCTCGAAGGCATTATCACACGTCAGTCCTCTAACCGCCCGCGGGTGCTTGAAACGGTACATTACTGCCCGGAGACAAATAAGTTTAGTAGGAAAGAATTCCGTGACCAATTAACACCCATGATTGACAGCCGACATCTTCCAACCGTTAATGTCATGCCCAAGACAGATATGGAGGGAAATGTCCTGCGTACTGAGTTGGGACTATCAACCTTCATGGATTCGCAGTGCGCCATCCTGCAGGAGGCACCTGAACGGGCGCCAACTGGTCAACTCCCACGAACCGTTGAGCTTCGCTTTGATGACGATTTGGTCGATATTGTCAAACCGGGGGATCGTGTAACGTTGGTGGGAGTTTATATGGCATACACTACTTCCGATAACAAGAGCTTTCAATCCATAGTATTGGTAAATCACGTGATACCTGTACAAGCTTTTACTATGTATCGTCGAGTACCTTCAATTGAAGAGAAATTGTTTGCCTTCGCAGCGAAGTGTACGCAAACAGACGGCCCGGCGGGCGTTCTAAATTCGCTTAGTATGGCCGTTGCACCCACCATTTACGGAATGACAAATGAACGGAAGGCCGTTCTGCTACTAATGGTTGGGGGGGTGGAGCGTGTCGCCCACCAATCTCACGTCCGCGGGGACATTAATGTTCTTCTTGTTGGTGAACCATCCACGGCCAAGTCACAGCTTCTCCGATTTGTGCTCGGTGTGGCACCACTCGCACTCAGCACGACGGGAAAAGGTTCCTCTGGTGTTGGTCTAACGGCTGCTGTCTCTATTGACGCATACACGGGCGAACGTTCACTCTCTGCCGGTGCAATGGTTCTTGCTGACCGCGGTATTCTTTGCATTGATGAATTTGACAAAATGAGCGCTCAGGACCGGGTAGCCATGCACGAGGCAATGGAACAACAAACTGTGACAATTGCCAAGGCGGGGATTCATGCTTCACTTAACGCACGCTGCAGTGTTCTCGCTGCCGCTAACCCCATTTATGGATTTTATAGCGTTCATCATCGTCTAGCCTTCAATGTAGGTCTCCCCGAGTCACTGCTTTCTCGTTTCGACCTAACATTTATTGTGTTGGACAAACACTCGTCTGAACATAACCGCAGGATCGGCCGCCACATACTTCGGAACCACATGACAGCTGAGCCTGTGGAAATTGATCAGAATATTACTAAAACAGTGGTGGACAGTGTGGACTCCGTTTGGGCACAGTCAGGGAGGCAGGGTGGTGGTGCCGGTGGTGGTTTGGACTTCCGTATGACCACAACAAGTAGCGGCGAAACTATTGTTGGAGTGGACTTCCTTCGCGCATACGTGCAGTTGGCGAAATTGGGTCGACCCACGCTCACGGAAGCTTCACAGCAGTTGGTAAGTCAGCACTACGTGCAGCTGCGGGCTGAGCAGCAAGAAGGTTCAAAAGATGGGTTTTTTGTTACGGCGCGTACTCTAGAAGCAATTGTGCGACTAGCTACGGCTAATGCCAAACTGCGGCTTTCCTCCACAGTCGATGAGGATGATGTGAAGAGCGCTATGGAACTTTTACGTGCCTCCGTCCACGCAGCCACCGCAGCTTCACAGCAGCGTGCCGAGGACAATAAGGCAACCGCAATGGAAAAGCGCCAAGGTGCGAAACGATCGGCAGAAGGGTTAACAAATGGGGCTGGCGTGGACATCATTTCTGGCGCTGGTAACACCCGGAGGCAGAGGCAGGAGGTGGAAGAAACGGCAGCAGGGGCGGTCGCGTCGCCAGCAGAAGAGATGGCCCTCACAACTGCTGAAAGTTCAAAGGAGATTACTTTATCTCGCGTTTCAAATATGCTTCGCCTCATCCAGCGTCAGGACCGGCAGCCTGCTGTTCGTCTGAGTGATGTGCATGCCAGATTGGGCGGCTCTCTTTCTATGGAGGAACTTAGGCAGGCAGTATCGGAACTCCAAGGTGACAGCTTTGTTTATGAAGCCATTGGCGAAGATGAATGGGTTCAGTTCATTTGA
- a CDS encoding heterogeneous nuclear ribonucleoprotein H/F, putative (HnRNPH/F: pers. comm. C. Clayton, University of Heidelberg; identical to GB:AAQ15845.1: ribonucleoprotein F, putative {Trypanosoma brucei}; similar to SP:P31943: Heterogeneous nuclear ribonucleoprotein H (hnRNP H).{Homo sapiens}), translating to MEQSPEQQQQQQQRSQSPRPEGAAVLRLYGLPYSIKEEKIREFFGSFSLADEEPIVFFVEGLHRGTGFVRLRNAEDAALAINRLHRQNIDETRYVEISTSSEEERQRIMEQQEQSNKACVLRLRGLPFAATEDDVRTFIESMEGVLSIDICRDMDGRNTGDAFIELASEEDVKRVKLLHSKAMGNRYIEVLPSTVYDRDAIMRASSQRSRRGRRSGRGYEISVTDGDVSHHQGHESMMVQRIIDPFVPTTYEGYMQPLGFGGQRPFHHQYHNNHHHAQHHSAQMQNYYHNHQHHRQAQQFHHYSPHNNSFMNPRGGGDGRDVRYSMNNQPYRRFSDERGIVGGGGIVAEGPSAPYPPGAGGAPPPPFLPVFPGQSSLVVARQPSPFVVRIRGVPYSASEEAIAEFFAGVKIPPQGVHMVYDERNRLTGEAFVEVEDRNDVLLALDRNGAMMGTRYIEVFESSPAAMQRLGTAQMGMMSYPMVPQMFC from the coding sequence ATGGAACAGTCTCctgagcagcaacaacaacaacagcaaagaaGCCAAAGTCCCCGGCCAGAGGGAGCCGCGGTGTTAAGGCTTTACGGGCTACCGTACTCcatcaaagaggaaaagattCGGGAGTTTTTTGGATCATTTAGTTTGGCAGATGAAGAGCCcattgtattttttgttgaggGCCTTCATCGCGGGACAGGGTTTGTTCGACTTCGTAACGCGGAGGACGCGGCGTTGGCAATTAACCGCCTGCATCGCCAAAACATAGATGAAACCCGCTACGTTGAGATCTCCACATCATCAGAGGAGGAGCGACAGCGTATTATGGAGCAACAAGAGCAAAGCAATAAGGCTTGCGTTCTGCGGCTTCGCGGGCTCCCCTTTGCGGCTACGGAAGATGATGTACGAACCTTCATTGAATCTATGGAAGGTGTATTGAGCATTGACATCTGCCGTGACATGGACGGGAGGAACACCGGAGATGCCTTCATTGAGCTCGCATCAGAGGAAGATGTGAAGCGTGTCAAACTTCTTCATAGCAAAGCAATGGGCAATCGTTACATTGAAGTTCTGCCCTCTACTGTATATGATCGCGATGCCATCATGCGAGCCTCCAGTCAGCGCTCGCGGCGGGGTCGACGAAGCGGTCGTGGGTATGAAATAAGTGTCACGGATGGCGATGTTTCGCACCACCAGGGCCATGAGTCGATGATGGTCCAGCGGATTATTGACCCTTTTGTTCCAACTACTTATGAGGGTTACATGCAACCGTTGGGGTTTGGGGGCCAGAGGCCATTTCACCATCAATACCATAACAACCATCACCACGCCCAACACCACAGTGCGCAAATGCAAAACTACTACCATAACCACCAACATCATCGTCAAGCCCAACAGTTTCATCACTACAGTCCTCATAATAACTCTTTCATGAATCcgcgtggtggtggtgatggacGAGATGTCCGTTACTCCATGAACAATCAACCGTATCGCCGGTTCAGCGATGAGCGGGGGAttgttggcggtggaggAATTGTTGCCGAAGGACCTTCCGCGCCATATCCCCCCGGTGCTGGCGGAGCTCCACCGCCACCatttcttccagttttcCCTGGGCAGTCATCGCTGGTGGTGGCGCGGCAGCCGAGTCCCTTCGTTGTGCGAATTCGTGGCGTGCCATACAGCGCCTCAGAGGAGGCCATTGCGGAGTTCTTCGCTGGTGTAAAAATCCCGCCGCAAGGGGTTCATATGGTTTATGATGAGCGTAATCGTCTGACGGGAGAAGCCTTCGTGGAGGTTGAGGACAGAAATGATGTGCTTTTGGCACTTGATAGAAATGGTGCAATGATGGGCACGCGTTATATTGAGGTATTTGAGAGCAGTCCAGCGGCGATGCAGCGGTTAGGGACAGCGCAAATGGGAATGATGTCTTATCCAATGGTACCACAGATGTTCTGTTAA
- a CDS encoding chaperone protein DNAJ, putative, which yields MNRSSSTSVNKDNVLQLTYYEIFSLDEVAESIDLQALHRAYRRFALLFHPDKDASPEAREAFLRVKLAAETLSDPIKRQEYNEQLRREAHEQREVKEQQRECGVGEEAIMAEMILRQKEAESLAKSAAANKEAAEREAAAKKMINELTNALTTPFKQMETALVSEWDIDEGLLDMKVNEIRLLLQKLHNLSCHREGRKGGGGAMGFSSGSEALPTAVKRTREESGVNITA from the coding sequence ATGAATAGGTCCTCCTCTACCAGTGTTAACAAGGACAATGTGTTGCAACTGACGTATTacgaaatattttctttAGATGAGGTGGCGGAGAGTATCGACCTTCAAGCCTTACATCGAGCGTACCGTCGCTTTGCCCTGTTATTTCATCCCGATAAGGATGCTTCACCAGAGGCACGAGAAGCCTTCCTTCGAGTGAAACTTGCAGCGGAGACGCTTAGCGATCCGATAAAGCGTCAGGAATATAATGAGCAATTGCGACGGGAGGCACATGAGCAACGGGAAGTGAAGGAGCAGCAACGGGAATGTGGAGTGGGTGAGGAAGCCATTATGGCAGAAATGATCCTTCGGCAGAAAGAAGCAGAGTCACTAGCTAAAAGCGCCGCGGCAAATAAGGAGGCTGCTGAGCGGGAGGCCGCtgcaaagaaaatgattaATGAACTTACAAATGCGCTAACGACCCCATTTAAGCAAATGGAAACTGCGTTGGTTAGTGAGTGGGATATCGACGAGGGCTTGCTTGATATGAAAGTGAATGAAATCCGCTTACTGTTGCAGAAATTACATAACCTTAGTTGCCATCGTGAAGGCCGcaaaggtggtggtggagctATGGGTTTTAGCTCGGGTTCTGAGGCCCTTCCCACTGCGGTGAAGCGTACACGCGAGGAAAGTGGTGTCAACATTACGGCGTAA
- a CDS encoding translation initiation factor IF-2, putative has product MPPKGPKAAPKGAPARKGGPPAAMIAKLKQHMEKQKEEEERLRREREEEEKRLREEERLAEEQRRFEEEERARERQRRKEEERLARKMGTKESRNDVLERMAAAGFIVPDVEKVREQQKKEREAPRPKQQKQKPTQKQEEDAADERAAKAGHESDEDSLDLPVEDDGEVTEPTESDAEVDEEDWEAMMERDDRREQRKINNERIRKRRAEMVEERLKAKEARKRAKEEERRAKEHVLESVTKLRSPICCVLGHVDTGKTSLLDRIRATNVQGGEAGGITQQIGATFFPRESIVEATADLNQKYQHQLNVPGLLVIDTPGHESFTNLRSRGSSLCDIAILVVDIMHGLEPQTRESIRLLREKKCPFIVALNKVDRLYDWVAHKDMDIEQTLSLQKPNVRDEFSTRLVQVKQELLAEGLNSELYYHNKEVRKVVSIVPTSAKTGEGICDLILLEVQLVQQFMEGKVTYKDDLQCTILEVKPTTGYGFTIDAILINGELHEGDNICLCGQNGPVFTQIRALLTPQPMKELRVRGEYIHHKTMKAAMGIKIAANELEYVIPGSHLLVVRPGDDKEAVAKEVMKDANSITDQLSPDGVGVTVQSSTLGSLEALLSFLNKMKIPVASASIGPLHKRHMINVLSMKRKSPRHAVVLAFDVEISDDARDIAKKNDIDMFEAKIIYHLFDMFTRYINEYEKREKDKARAIAVFPVQLTILDDAIHNTDPIILPVKVKCGQLHPGTPLAFMRGDTPHLIGRVMSLERDKKSITVGRVGCECSVKINSGESGMTFGRQFDKSDELFSLISRPSVNAIKLFKDELTEDDINLLATLIKVLKVPPR; this is encoded by the coding sequence ATGCCGCCTAAAGGACCAAAGGCAGCGCCAAAAGGCGCCCCCGCCCGCAAGGGCGGGCCTCCCGCCGCGATGATCGCAAAACTTAAGCAGCACATGgagaagcaaaaggaagaagaagaacggCTTCGCAGGGAacgggaggaagaggaaaaacggTTGCGTGAAGAGGAACGACTTGCGGAAGAGCAACGGAGgtttgaagaggaagagcgcGCCCGGGAACGTCAGCggcggaaggaagaggagcgctTGGCTCGCAAAATGGGAACCAAGGAGTCCCGCAATGATGTTCTGGAACGTATGGCTGCCGCCGGTTTTATCGTTCCTGATGTGGAGAAAGTTCGGgaacagcagaaaaaggaGCGGGAAGCCCCACGACCtaagcagcaaaaacaaaagcctACTCAGAAACAGGAGGAAGACGCAGCTGATGAGAGGGCAGCCAAAGCCGGTCATGAATCAGACGAAGACAGTTTGGATCTACCAGTGGAAGATGACGGTGAGGTGACGGAGCCAACAGAGTCCGATGCGGAGGTGGACGAGGAAGACTGGGAAGCCATGATGGAGCGTGACGATCGGCGAGAGCAGCGTAAAATTAATAACGAGCGTATCCGTAAGAGACGTGCTGAGATGGTGGAAGAGCGACTGAAGGCGAAGGAAGCGCGGAAACGcgcgaaggaagaggaaaggcgaGCAAAGGAGCATGTATTGGAGAGCGTGACAAAACTCCGGTCGCCAATTTGTTGTGTTCTTGGACACGTGGACACTGGTAAAACTAGTTTATTGGATCGTATTCGAGCGACTAACGTTCAAGGCGGTGAGGCCGGTGGTATTACGCAGCAGATCGGTGCCACCTTTTTTCCACGGGAATCAATTGTTGAAGCCACAGCTGATCTCAATCAAAAGTACCAGCATCAGCTGAACGTGCCTGGTCTTCTCGTTATCGATACACCCGGTCACGAGTCCTTCACAAATCTTCGCAGTCGTGGAAGCAGTTTGTGCGACATCGCTATTCTCGTTGTGGATATAATGCACGGGTTGGAACCACAGACGCGTGAGTCAATCCGTCTGCTACGCGAGAAAAAGTGCCCCTTCAtcgtcgcattgaacaaagTGGATCGCCTCTACGACTGGGTTGCTCACAAGGACATGGACATTGAGCAAACGCTTTCCTTACAGAAGCCTAATGTCCGTGATGAGTTTAGCACACGGCTTGTTCAAGTAAAACAGGAATTGCTTGCAGAGGGACTCAATTCCGAACTGTACTATCATAACAAGGAGGTGCGAAAGGTGGTTTCAATTGTGCCAACGTCGGCCAAGACAGGAGAAGGCATTTGTGACCTAATTCTGTTGGAAGTTCAACTGGTGCAACAGTTcatggaagggaaagttaCATACAAGGATGACCTGCAATGTACCATTCTGGAGGTGAAGCCCACAACGGGGTATGGTTTTACTATCGATGCCATCCTCATCAACGGCGAGCTTCACGAGGGCGACAATATTTGCCTCTGTGGGCAGAACGGGCCCGTGTTCACGCAGATCCGTGCACTGCTCACACCACAACCCATGAAGGAACTTCGAGTAAGAGGGGAATACATTCATCACAAGACAATGAAGGCAGCAATGGGAATTAAGATTGCGGCCAACGAACTGGAGTATGTTATTCCTGGTTCGCATCTTCTCGTCGTGCGGCCGGGAGACGATAAAGAAGCCGTTGCAAAGGAGGTGATGAAGGATGCGAACAGCATTACGGACCAGTTGAGTCCCGACGGTGTTGGGGTTACGGTGCAAAGCTCTACACTTGGTTCTCTGGAAGCcttgttgtcgtttttgAACAAAATGAAGATTCCTGTTGCAAGCGCCTCCATTGGGCCACTGCATAAGAGACATATGATCAATGTCCTCTCCATGAAACGGAAGTCACCGCGTCACGCTGTTGTTCTTGCCTTCGATGTTGAGATATCCGATGACGCTCGAGACATTGCCAAGAAGAACGACATCGATATGTTTGAGGCCAAGATCATCTACCATTTGTTTGATATGTTCACAAGGTATATAAACGAGTATGAGAAGCGGGAAAAAGATAAGGCACGCGCAATTGCCGTCTTTCCTGTACAACTCACCATTCTCGACGATGCCATCCATAACACCGATCCTATTATTCTCCCTGTGAAGGTGAAGTGTGGTCAGCTCCACCCGGGAACGCCACTCGCTTTTATGCGGGGCGATACGCCACATCTCATCGGGCGAGTGATGTCATTAGAGCGCGATAAGAAGAGCATCACTGTTGGCCGCGTGGGCTGCGAGTGTTCGGTTAAAATAAACTCAGGGGAAAGTGGAATGACGTTCGGGCGACAGTTTGATAAATCGGATGAACTCTTCTCACTCATTTCCCGTCCATCTGTTAATGCGATTAAATTGTTTAAGGATGAAT
- a CDS encoding ubiquitin activating enzyme, putative (similar to Auxin-resistance protein AXR1. (Swiss-Prot:P42744) [Arabidopsis thaliana;]) gives MSNEKYDRQLRLWGHAGQMALAESHVVVLGATATAVEMLKNMILPGLGFFTLVDGSFVDADTLGNNYFVELSDYAARKPLSEVLVKRLCELNPHSSGTACVQSCVEWSDSFISSTSGGRDFVGRFPTLIVATPRLPATHLRRLADHLKSASLRSIPLMYVQTCGLSGIIQIQDRERLVVHAEPKQEMRVADLRLFNPFPELRSWLDAHDPRDEVLYRTDPAGYGHLPWIAMIYHALQCLRCDKENAEFIPCSKADYDTLRTAVSSLPYLSDRPPDGVHEAMENCRMILNRPMCLSESLEQLLRDPRANGHFIDWSGGFPVSGVPPITWAVLYGINRFIAENNGVPPFCGFVPDINTTTQWYRELRSIYNNKMEDDCCVVQGYAMEAINASNVMGGKFTSDTAASTALLVGEKTGLETEVSALTRSLVQNIWTLQLTTFSPSLDIDSHELLQRESFERYLSDCVDASEQFTVMLYAALLGARCFEEMFGRWPGLLDSLNGRVHYGDKDDTLLWMSDGEELIRIVGERILNESGRSDKVVDECLMRKACMEVARCGCGEPFPTAGVMGAAAAQECIKLLQHRRVPIQRPLVFDGYRSCFWVAEAQ, from the coding sequence ATGAGTAATGAAAAATATGACAGGCAGCTGCGACTATGGGGACATGCGGGACAAATGGCGTTAGCGGAGTCACACGTGGTGGTACTTGGGGCAACTGCAACCGCCGTGGAAATGCTTAAGAACATGATACTACCCGGGCTTGGCTTTTTCACGCTGGTGGACGGCTCGTTTGTAGATGCAGATACATTGGGTAATAATTACTTTGTGGAACTGAGCGATTACGCAGCAAGAAAACCTTTATCAGAAGTGTTGGTGAAGCGACTGTGTGAATTGAACCCTCATAGTAGTGGTACTGCCTGTGTACAATCCTGTGTCGAGTGGAGCGATTCGTTTATTTCATCCACTTCTGGAGGAAGAGACTTTGTAGGACGTTTCCCTACGCTCATTGTGGCTACGCCTCGTCTTCCGGCTACCCACCTCCGACGCCTGGCAGATCATCTTAAAAGTGCCTCTTTGAGGAGTATACCGCTTATGTACGTTCAAACGTGTGGTTTATCTGGCATCATTCAAATACAGGACCGGGAGCGTCTCGTTGTTCATGCTGAACCAAAGCAGGAAATGCGCGTGGCAGACCTTCGCTTATTCAATCCATTTCCTGAGTTGCGCAGTTGGCTCGACGCGCATGATCCGAGAGATGAGGTTTTGTACCGTACCGATCCCGCTGGCTACGGCCACTTGCCGTGGATTGCGATGATTTATCATGCGCTCCAGTGTCTACGTTGTGATAAGGAGAATGCGGAATTTATACCGTGCAGTAAAGCGGATTATGATACCCTCCGCACTGCTGTGTCATCACTTCCGTACCTCTCAGACCGTCCTCCTGATGGAGTCCATGAAGCAATGGAGAACTGCCGTATGATACTTAACCGCCCAATGTGCCTCTCTGAATCTCTTGAACAATTACTGAGGGATCCCCGTGCGAACGGTCATTTTATTGACTGGAGCGGAGGATTCCCGGTGAGCGGCGTACCTCCCATCACCTGGGCTGTGTTGTATGGTATCAACAGGTTTATTGCCGAAAATAATGGAGTACCACCATTTTGCGGGTTTGTTCCAGATATtaacacaacaacacaatgGTACCGAGAGCTTCGTTCCatttacaacaacaagatGGAGGATGACTGTTGTGTTGTGCAAGGTTATGCAATGGAGGCAATTAATGCCTCTAATGTGATGGGTGGCAAATTTACTTCAGATACCGCAGCATCAACAGCACTGTTGGTGGGGGAGAAAACAGGGTTGGAAACTGAGGTTAGCGCGTTGACAAGGTCGCTTGTCCAGAATATCTGGACGCTGCAGCTAACCACGTTTTCGCCCTCTCTCGATATCGACTCTCACGAGTTGCTGCAGCGGGAATCCTTTGAACGTTATCTCTCGGATTGTGTTGATGCTAGCGAGCAATTCACTGTAATGTTGTACGCCGCTTTACTGGGGGCACGCTGCTTTGAGGAAATGTTTGGAAGATGGCCTGGCTTATTGGATTCCTTAAATGGTCGCGTGCACTACGGCGACAAGGATGATACCCTGTTGTGGATGAGTGATGGAGAGGAGTTGATACGTATCGTTGGAGAGCGAATACTAAACGAAAGCGGTAGAAGTGATAAAGTAGTCGATGAGTGTCTCATGAGGAAAGCGTGCATGGAGGTTGCGCGATGCGGCTGTGGCGAACCCTTTCCAACGGCAGGTGTTATGGGTGCGGCGGCAGCACAAGAGTGTATAAAACTTTTGCAACACCGACGGGTGCCCATACAGCGGCCGCTCGTTTTCGATGGTTATCGCAGTTGCTTCTGGGTTGCAGAGGCTCAATAA